Proteins encoded by one window of Nocardia goodfellowii:
- a CDS encoding NADH-quinone oxidoreductase subunit G, with product MTSTVSSNESGVLPADLVTLTIDGTSVSVPAGTLVIRAAELIGIQIPRFCDHPLLDPVGACRQCIVEVEGQRKPVASCTQTVAEGMVVRTQLTSEVADRAQEGVMELLLINHPLDCPVCDKGGECPLQNQAMSSGRPETRFEGVKRTYPKPIPLSSAVLLDRERCVLCARCTRFSQQVAGDPFIELMDRGALQQVGTAQAEPLDSYFSGNTVQICPVGALTGTSYRFRARPFDLVSSPSVCEHCASGCAQRTDHRRGKVLRRLAGDDPQVNEEWNCDKGRWAFAYATERDRITTPLVRGWDGTLQPASWSEALAAAASGLAAAFGNAGVLVGGRVTEEDAYAYGKFTRIALGSNDIDFRTRVHSAEEADFLAARVAGRGVTVDYDSLERAPIVLLAGFEPEEESPIIYLRLRKAARKRGLPIYSLAPYRSRGLERMSGTLLATVPGAEPHALEALRTGAAEITDNAGRLLRQPGAVILAGERLAGIPGALSAAVRLAEETGATLAWVPRRAGERGAVEAGALPGLLPGGRPVPDPAARQQVRAVWNVGELPATPGRDTAGILDAASGLGALVIGGVDITDLPDPSAALAAIDAARFVVSLELRHSPVTDRADVVFPVATAMEKTGTFRNWEGRPRRFDAALGDSMVTRTAAPMSDGRVLHAIAGEMQVRLGLPDAAAARAELAELGVWDGQPVPAPAHRPHPVTQPSAGTAVLASWHMLLDQGRMQDGEPNLAGIARPPVVRLSAATAAEIGAAEGDPVTVGTQRGLITLPLTITAMPDRVVWLPQNSPGCSITEQLATVPGGVVEIRPATGAAQPEQPPEDIGAQPAHRPDDTGAQPAERPDDKDNRHE from the coding sequence ATGACTTCTACGGTGAGTTCTAACGAAAGCGGTGTTCTGCCGGCCGATCTCGTGACATTGACCATCGACGGCACCTCCGTCAGCGTGCCCGCGGGCACCCTGGTGATCCGGGCCGCCGAACTCATCGGCATCCAGATCCCCCGCTTCTGCGATCACCCGCTGCTGGACCCGGTCGGCGCCTGCCGCCAATGCATCGTCGAGGTGGAGGGCCAGCGCAAACCCGTCGCCTCCTGTACCCAGACCGTCGCCGAGGGCATGGTGGTGCGCACCCAGCTGACCTCCGAGGTCGCCGACCGGGCCCAGGAGGGGGTGATGGAGCTGCTGCTAATCAACCACCCCCTGGACTGCCCGGTCTGCGACAAGGGCGGTGAATGTCCGCTGCAGAACCAGGCGATGTCCTCCGGCCGTCCGGAAACCCGGTTCGAGGGCGTGAAACGCACCTATCCCAAGCCGATTCCGCTGTCCTCGGCGGTACTGCTGGACCGGGAACGCTGCGTGCTCTGCGCCCGCTGCACCCGGTTCTCGCAGCAGGTGGCCGGTGATCCGTTCATCGAGCTGATGGATCGCGGTGCGCTGCAACAGGTCGGCACCGCCCAGGCCGAACCGCTGGACTCGTACTTCTCCGGCAACACCGTGCAGATCTGCCCGGTCGGCGCGCTCACCGGCACCAGCTACCGGTTCCGGGCCCGCCCGTTCGACCTGGTCTCCAGCCCCAGCGTGTGCGAGCACTGCGCGTCGGGCTGCGCGCAGCGCACCGATCACCGGCGTGGAAAAGTGCTGCGCCGCTTGGCCGGTGACGATCCGCAGGTGAACGAGGAGTGGAACTGCGACAAGGGCCGCTGGGCCTTCGCCTATGCCACCGAGCGTGATCGCATCACCACCCCGCTGGTCCGCGGCTGGGACGGCACCCTGCAGCCCGCCTCCTGGTCGGAGGCGCTGGCCGCCGCCGCGAGCGGATTGGCCGCGGCGTTCGGGAACGCGGGCGTGCTCGTCGGCGGCCGGGTCACCGAGGAAGACGCCTACGCCTACGGCAAGTTCACCCGAATCGCGCTGGGCAGCAACGACATCGACTTCCGCACCCGGGTGCACTCGGCCGAGGAGGCGGATTTCCTGGCCGCCCGCGTCGCCGGGCGCGGCGTGACCGTCGACTACGACAGCCTGGAACGCGCGCCGATCGTGCTGCTCGCCGGTTTCGAACCGGAAGAGGAGTCACCGATCATCTATCTGCGCCTGCGCAAGGCGGCCCGCAAGCGCGGCCTGCCGATCTACTCGCTGGCGCCCTACCGCTCGCGCGGCTTGGAACGCATGTCCGGCACCCTGCTGGCGACCGTGCCCGGCGCGGAACCCCATGCGCTGGAAGCACTTCGGACCGGCGCCGCCGAGATCACCGACAATGCCGGGCGGCTGCTGCGTCAGCCCGGCGCGGTGATCCTGGCCGGTGAACGGCTGGCTGGTATCCCCGGCGCGCTCTCGGCCGCGGTCCGCCTGGCGGAGGAGACCGGGGCCACGCTGGCCTGGGTCCCTCGTCGCGCCGGTGAACGCGGGGCGGTGGAAGCGGGCGCGCTGCCCGGTCTGCTGCCGGGCGGGCGCCCGGTCCCCGATCCGGCCGCGCGCCAGCAGGTCCGGGCCGTGTGGAACGTCGGCGAACTGCCCGCCACCCCCGGCCGGGACACCGCGGGCATCCTCGACGCGGCCTCCGGGCTGGGCGCTCTGGTCATCGGCGGCGTCGACATCACCGACCTGCCCGATCCCAGCGCCGCGCTCGCCGCCATCGACGCCGCCCGCTTCGTGGTCAGCCTCGAACTGCGGCACAGCCCGGTCACCGACCGCGCCGATGTGGTCTTCCCGGTCGCCACCGCGATGGAGAAGACCGGCACCTTCCGCAACTGGGAGGGCCGGCCGCGCCGCTTCGACGCCGCACTCGGCGACTCCATGGTGACCCGCACCGCCGCGCCCATGTCCGACGGACGCGTCCTGCACGCCATCGCCGGCGAGATGCAAGTCCGGCTCGGCCTGCCCGACGCCGCCGCGGCTCGTGCCGAGCTCGCCGAGCTCGGGGTGTGGGACGGCCAGCCCGTTCCCGCGCCCGCGCACCGGCCGCATCCGGTCACCCAGCCCAGCGCCGGCACCGCCGTCCTCGCTTCCTGGCACATGCTGCTCGATCAGGGCCGCATGCAGGACGGCGAACCCAATCTCGCCGGTATCGCCCGCCCGCCGGTGGTTCGGCTCTCGGCCGCCACCGCCGCGGAAATCGGTGCGGCCGAGGGAGATCCGGTCACCGTCGGCACCCAGCGCGGCCTGATCACGCTGCCGCTGACGATCACCGCGATGCCCGACCGCGTGGTGTGGCTGCCGCAGAACTCGCCGGGTTGCTCGATCACCGAACAGCTCGCCACCGTGCCCGGCGGCGTCGTCGAGATCCGGCCCGCAACGGGCGCGGCGCAGCCCGAGCAGCCGCCGGAAGACATCGGAGCGCAGCCCGCGCATCGGCCGGACGACACCGGAGCGCAGCCCGCGGAGCGACCAGACGACAAGGACAACCGTCATGAGTGA
- a CDS encoding Rv3143 family two-component system response regulator, producing the protein MYAPTPTAARSAAPLRVLVYSNDADTRRQVTMALGKRPHPELPELEYLEVATGAVVIAQMDAGGIDLAILDGESAPTGGLGIAKQLKDEIEDCPPVLVLTGRRDDAWLASWSRAEAAVSHPIDPIELTEAVVGLLRNRAAA; encoded by the coding sequence CTGTATGCACCCACTCCGACCGCTGCGCGGTCCGCCGCCCCCCTGCGGGTCCTGGTCTACAGCAACGATGCCGATACTCGGCGCCAGGTGACCATGGCGCTGGGCAAACGCCCGCATCCGGAACTACCGGAACTCGAATACCTCGAGGTCGCCACCGGCGCGGTGGTGATCGCGCAGATGGACGCGGGCGGCATCGACCTGGCCATCCTGGACGGCGAATCCGCCCCGACCGGCGGGCTCGGCATCGCCAAGCAGCTCAAGGACGAAATCGAGGACTGCCCACCGGTTCTCGTGCTCACCGGCCGCCGCGACGACGCCTGGCTGGCGAGCTGGTCGCGGGCCGAGGCCGCGGTGTCGCATCCGATCGATCCGATCGAACTGACCGAGGCCGTGGTCGGCCTGCTGCGCAACCGCGCCGCCGCCTGA
- a CDS encoding NADH-quinone oxidoreductase subunit C, protein MTFDSPENTQNRSETDAAATAGPEGTLPPDQLQTPGEEVIGVRRGMFGSTDTGDTSGYGRLVRPVSLPGGSHPPYGGYFDEVVAALRAALAAGDIALETALEKVVVFRGQLTLHVRREHLVAVAQCLRDYAALRFELCLGVSGVHYPEDAGRELHAVYPLMSITHNRRLRIEVSAPDDDPHIPSLFAVYPTVDWHERETYDFFGIVFDGHPSLTRITMPDDWRGHPQRKDYPLGGIPVEYKGARIPPPDERRAYS, encoded by the coding sequence ATGACCTTCGACTCCCCGGAGAACACCCAGAACCGCTCGGAGACAGACGCCGCCGCGACCGCGGGCCCCGAGGGCACGCTGCCGCCGGATCAGCTGCAGACGCCCGGTGAAGAGGTGATCGGTGTGCGCCGCGGCATGTTCGGCAGCACCGACACCGGCGACACCTCCGGCTACGGCCGCCTGGTCCGCCCGGTCTCCCTGCCCGGTGGCAGCCACCCGCCCTACGGCGGCTACTTCGACGAGGTCGTCGCCGCGCTGCGCGCCGCGCTCGCCGCCGGTGACATCGCCCTGGAGACGGCGCTGGAGAAGGTCGTGGTCTTCCGCGGTCAGCTCACCCTGCACGTCCGCCGCGAGCACCTCGTCGCGGTCGCGCAATGCCTGCGGGATTACGCCGCACTGCGTTTCGAGCTCTGCCTCGGCGTCAGCGGCGTGCACTACCCCGAGGACGCGGGCCGCGAACTGCACGCGGTCTATCCCCTGATGTCGATCACGCACAACCGCCGGCTGCGGATCGAGGTGTCCGCACCCGACGACGACCCGCACATCCCGTCGCTGTTCGCGGTGTACCCCACCGTCGACTGGCACGAGCGGGAAACCTACGACTTCTTCGGCATCGTCTTCGACGGTCATCCGTCGCTGACCCGCATCACCATGCCGGACGACTGGCGCGGTCACCCCCAGCGCAAGGACTACCCGCTCGGCGGGATCCCGGTCGAATACAAGGGCGCGCGTATCCCGCCGCCCGACGAGCGGAGGGCATACAGCTAG
- a CDS encoding NADH-quinone oxidoreductase subunit A produces the protein MPTLVLGAIAAAFAIFSIIMASLIGPKRYNRSKMEAYECGIEPTPHAIGGGPGNAAGQRFPVKYYLTAMLFIIFDIEIVFLYPWAVHFDALGVFGFAAMALFIVNVSVAYAYEWSRGGLSWD, from the coding sequence ATGCCCACCCTCGTCCTAGGCGCGATCGCCGCGGCGTTCGCGATCTTCTCGATCATCATGGCCTCGCTCATCGGCCCGAAGCGCTACAACCGCTCGAAGATGGAAGCCTACGAGTGCGGTATCGAACCGACACCGCACGCCATCGGCGGCGGCCCGGGAAACGCTGCGGGCCAGCGCTTCCCGGTGAAGTACTACCTCACCGCCATGCTCTTCATCATCTTCGACATCGAGATCGTGTTCCTCTACCCGTGGGCTGTGCACTTCGACGCCCTCGGCGTCTTCGGGTTCGCCGCCATGGCGCTGTTCATCGTCAATGTCTCCGTCGCCTATGCCTACGAATGGAGCCGTGGCGGGCTCAGTTGGGACTGA
- a CDS encoding NADH-quinone oxidoreductase subunit D has product MDTLPTVTVAGQDWDQVTESIEGAAEERIVVNMGPQHPSTHGVLRLILEIEGETVIEARCGIGYLHTGIEKNLEFRNWMQGVTFVTRMDYLSPFFNEAAYCLGVESLLDITEQIPERATVIRVLLMELNRISSHLVALATGGMELGALTPMLFGFRERELILDVFETITGLRMNHAYIRPGGLAQDLPDDGVQKVRELLDLMPKRLRDMEHLLTQNPIWKARTQDIGYLDLTGCMALGITGPVLRATGLPHDLRKSQPYCGYETYEFDIPTTTGCDCYGRYLIRVEEMKESLKIVEQCLDRLRPGPVMVEDKKIAWPADLKLGPDGLGNSPKHISKIMGTSMEGLIHHFKLVTEGIRVPAGQVYTAVESPRGELGVHMVSDGGTRPYRVHYRDPSFTNLQAVAAMCEGGMVADVIASVASIDPVMGGVDR; this is encoded by the coding sequence ATCGACACTCTCCCCACGGTCACCGTCGCCGGACAGGACTGGGACCAGGTCACCGAATCGATCGAGGGCGCGGCCGAAGAACGCATCGTCGTCAATATGGGCCCGCAGCACCCGTCCACCCACGGCGTGCTGCGGCTCATTCTGGAAATCGAAGGCGAAACCGTCATCGAGGCCCGCTGCGGCATCGGCTACCTGCACACCGGTATCGAGAAGAACCTCGAATTCCGGAACTGGATGCAGGGCGTCACCTTCGTCACCCGGATGGACTACCTGTCCCCCTTCTTCAACGAGGCCGCCTACTGCCTCGGCGTGGAGTCGCTGCTCGACATCACCGAGCAGATTCCGGAGCGCGCCACCGTCATTCGCGTTTTGCTGATGGAACTCAACCGCATCTCCTCGCATCTGGTGGCCCTGGCCACCGGCGGCATGGAGCTGGGCGCCCTCACCCCGATGCTGTTCGGTTTCCGGGAGCGCGAACTGATCCTGGACGTCTTCGAGACCATCACCGGTCTGCGCATGAACCACGCCTACATCCGGCCGGGTGGCCTGGCCCAGGATCTGCCGGACGACGGCGTGCAGAAGGTTCGTGAACTGCTCGACCTGATGCCGAAACGCTTGCGGGACATGGAGCATCTGCTCACCCAAAACCCGATCTGGAAGGCCCGCACCCAGGACATCGGCTATCTCGACCTGACCGGCTGCATGGCCCTGGGCATCACCGGCCCCGTGCTGCGCGCCACCGGTCTGCCGCACGATCTGCGCAAGTCGCAGCCCTACTGCGGGTACGAGACCTACGAATTCGACATCCCCACCACCACGGGTTGCGACTGCTACGGCCGCTACCTGATCCGGGTGGAGGAGATGAAGGAGTCGCTGAAGATCGTCGAGCAGTGCCTGGACCGGCTGCGGCCCGGCCCGGTCATGGTGGAGGACAAGAAGATCGCCTGGCCGGCCGACCTGAAGCTCGGCCCCGACGGACTCGGCAACTCGCCCAAGCACATCAGCAAGATCATGGGCACGTCCATGGAGGGACTCATCCACCACTTCAAACTGGTCACCGAGGGCATCCGGGTACCGGCCGGCCAGGTGTACACCGCCGTGGAATCCCCGCGCGGCGAACTCGGCGTGCACATGGTCAGCGACGGCGGCACCCGCCCCTACCGCGTGCACTACCGGGACCCCTCGTTCACGAATCTGCAAGCGGTGGCGGCGATGTGCGAAGGCGGCATGGTCGCCGACGTGATCGCGTCCGTCGCGAGCATCGACCCGGTGATGGGTGGTGTCGACCGATGA
- a CDS encoding LysR family transcriptional regulator — translation MSATRMETFLVVARQGSIRRAAGQLHVTEAAVSAAVAHIEKQLGAKLIAKTGRGIALTEAGRVYAGYCRSILGLMKEAHAAVQRADTGRLRIGVVATAGEYVLLRPLASFRRRYPEVELSLSVHPRDVLFVELQHHETDLVIAGRPPRDAGLVTRARRPSRLVVVGPPGRHPLRSTWLLRGRGSGTRDATLELLDHLGRNPPTLTLGSHGAVLAAAREGLGVTLIHSDAVEQDLESGVLAILPVDGTPLDRPWNAITTGTPTPTTRLFLAHLLDPGQVGGDAFYPP, via the coding sequence GTGAGCGCGACACGGATGGAAACGTTCCTGGTCGTCGCCCGCCAGGGCAGCATCCGCCGCGCCGCCGGCCAGCTGCACGTCACCGAGGCGGCCGTCTCCGCCGCCGTCGCGCACATCGAAAAACAGCTGGGCGCCAAGCTGATCGCGAAAACCGGTCGCGGCATCGCGTTGACCGAGGCGGGCCGGGTCTACGCCGGCTACTGCCGCAGCATCCTCGGTCTCATGAAGGAGGCGCACGCCGCGGTCCAGCGGGCCGACACCGGGCGGCTGCGCATCGGAGTCGTCGCCACCGCGGGCGAATACGTCCTGCTCCGACCGCTCGCCTCCTTCCGCCGCCGCTATCCCGAAGTCGAACTCAGCCTGTCGGTGCACCCCCGCGACGTCCTGTTCGTCGAATTGCAGCACCACGAAACCGATTTGGTGATCGCGGGCCGCCCACCCCGCGATGCCGGACTGGTCACCCGTGCCCGCCGGCCCAGCCGGCTGGTCGTGGTCGGGCCGCCCGGCCGCCATCCGCTGCGCAGCACCTGGCTGCTCCGCGGCCGCGGCTCCGGCACCCGGGACGCCACCCTGGAGCTGCTCGACCACCTCGGCCGCAACCCGCCCACCCTCACCCTCGGCTCGCACGGAGCGGTCCTGGCCGCCGCCCGAGAAGGCTTGGGCGTCACCCTGATTCACAGCGACGCCGTCGAACAGGACCTCGAATCCGGGGTACTCGCCATCCTCCCCGTCGACGGCACCCCGCTCGATCGCCCCTGGAACGCCATCACCACCGGCACCCCCACCCCGACCACCCGCCTGTTCCTCGCCCACCTGCTCGACCCGGGCCAAGTCGGCGGAGACGCCTTCTACCCGCCGTGA
- the nuoF gene encoding NADH-quinone oxidoreductase subunit NuoF — protein MTTALTPVLSRYWDDPQSWTLDTYSRHDGYQALRKALRMEPDAVIQTVKDAGLRGRGGAGFPTGLKWGFIPQGPGPDGVTKPHYLVVNADESEPGTCKDIPLMLSSPHALIEGVIIGSYAIRAQTAFIYVRGEVVPVLRRLQAAVEQAYAAGYLGRDILGSGYDLDLVVHAGAGAYICGEETALLDSLEGRRGQPRLRPPFPAVAGLYACPTVVNNVESIASVPPIILNGVEWFRSMGSEKSPGFTLYSLSGHVARPGQYEAPLGITLRELLKFAGGVRAGHTVKFWTPGGSSTPLFTDEHLDVPLDYEGVAAAGSMLGTKALQIFDDTTCVVRAVLRWTEFYAHESCGKCTPCREGTYWLVQLLKRVEEGRGTESDLRKLLDISDTINGKSFCALGDGAASPIVSSIKYFRAEYEMHLGGAGCPFDPARSTVWAEGQVR, from the coding sequence ATGACCACCGCATTGACTCCCGTCCTGTCCCGCTACTGGGACGACCCGCAGTCCTGGACCCTCGACACCTACTCCCGCCACGACGGCTATCAGGCACTGCGCAAAGCGCTGCGGATGGAACCGGACGCGGTGATCCAGACCGTCAAGGACGCGGGTCTGCGCGGCCGCGGCGGCGCGGGCTTCCCGACCGGGCTGAAGTGGGGCTTCATCCCGCAGGGGCCCGGACCCGACGGCGTGACCAAGCCGCACTACCTGGTGGTCAACGCCGACGAGTCGGAACCCGGTACCTGCAAAGACATTCCGTTGATGCTGTCGAGCCCGCACGCGCTGATCGAAGGCGTGATCATCGGCTCGTACGCGATCCGCGCCCAGACCGCGTTCATCTATGTGCGCGGCGAAGTGGTGCCGGTGCTGCGCCGATTGCAGGCCGCTGTCGAACAGGCTTATGCCGCGGGCTATCTCGGTCGCGACATCCTGGGTTCGGGCTACGACCTGGACCTGGTGGTGCACGCGGGCGCGGGCGCCTACATCTGCGGTGAGGAGACCGCGCTGCTGGATTCGCTGGAAGGCCGGCGCGGTCAGCCCCGGCTGCGTCCCCCGTTCCCGGCCGTCGCCGGTCTCTACGCCTGCCCGACGGTGGTCAACAACGTGGAATCCATCGCCTCGGTGCCGCCGATCATCCTGAACGGCGTCGAATGGTTCCGGTCCATGGGCAGCGAGAAGTCGCCCGGCTTCACCCTGTACTCGCTGTCCGGGCATGTGGCCCGGCCGGGGCAATACGAAGCGCCCCTGGGTATCACGCTGCGCGAACTGCTGAAGTTCGCCGGCGGTGTGCGCGCCGGGCACACCGTCAAGTTCTGGACGCCAGGCGGTTCGTCGACCCCGCTGTTCACCGACGAACACCTGGACGTCCCCCTGGACTACGAGGGTGTCGCCGCCGCCGGATCCATGCTCGGCACCAAGGCGCTGCAAATCTTCGACGACACCACCTGTGTGGTGCGCGCCGTGCTGCGCTGGACCGAGTTCTACGCCCACGAATCCTGCGGCAAGTGCACCCCCTGCCGGGAAGGCACCTACTGGCTCGTGCAACTGCTGAAACGAGTCGAGGAGGGCCGCGGCACCGAATCGGATCTGCGGAAACTCCTCGATATCAGCGACACCATCAACGGCAAGTCGTTCTGCGCGCTCGGTGACGGCGCGGCCAGCCCCATCGTGTCCTCGATCAAATACTTCCGCGCGGAGTACGAGATGCACCTGGGCGGGGCCGGCTGTCCGTTCGATCCGGCGCGCAGCACCGTCTGGGCGGAAGGACAGGTCCGATGA
- a CDS encoding NuoB/complex I 20 kDa subunit family protein, which translates to MGLEEKLPSGFLLSTVEDFAGYLRKGSLWPATFGLACCAIEMMATGAGRFDIARFGMEAFRASPRQADLMIVAGRVSQKMAPVLRQVYDQMTEPKWVLAMGVCASSGGMFNNYAIVQGVDHVVPVDIYLPGCPPRPEMLLNAILALHAKIQEMPLGVNREEAIRAAEQAALASTPTIRMEGLLR; encoded by the coding sequence ATGGGTCTCGAAGAAAAGCTGCCCAGCGGATTTCTGCTGAGCACCGTGGAGGACTTCGCCGGCTACCTGCGCAAGGGTTCGCTGTGGCCGGCCACCTTCGGCCTGGCCTGCTGCGCCATCGAGATGATGGCAACGGGCGCAGGCCGTTTCGACATCGCCCGGTTCGGCATGGAGGCCTTCCGGGCCTCCCCCCGCCAGGCCGATCTGATGATCGTCGCCGGGCGGGTCAGTCAGAAGATGGCGCCGGTGCTGCGCCAGGTCTACGACCAGATGACCGAGCCGAAATGGGTTCTGGCCATGGGCGTCTGCGCTTCCTCCGGTGGCATGTTCAACAACTACGCGATCGTGCAGGGCGTGGACCACGTGGTGCCGGTGGACATCTACCTGCCCGGCTGCCCGCCGCGCCCGGAAATGCTGCTGAACGCGATCCTGGCGCTGCACGCCAAGATCCAGGAGATGCCGCTCGGGGTGAATCGCGAGGAAGCGATCCGCGCCGCCGAGCAGGCCGCGCTCGCCTCGACCCCGACCATTCGGATGGAGGGTCTGTTGCGATGA
- a CDS encoding form I ribulose bisphosphate carboxylase large subunit → MADEIERDRWDPGVQSYASMGYYAPDYQPSDTDVLAVFRVTPQRGVDPIEAAAAVAGESSTATWTVVWTDRLTAHSKYQAKCYRVEEVPGRPGEYFAYVAYDLDLFEEGSITNLTSSVIGNVFGFKPLLALRLEDMRIPVAYVKTFQGPPHGTVMEREYLNKYGRPLLGATVKPKLGLSARNYGRVIYEACMGGLDFTKDDENINSQPFMRWRDRYLYAMEGVNRAMADTGEIKGHYLNVTAATMEDMYERAEFAKELGSVVVMMDLTVGYTAMQSMSHWARRNGVLLHLHRAGHSTFTRQKTHGVSFRVLAKWCRLIGVDHLHAGTVVGKLEGDPATTRGFYDTLRENHIPTNPGNGIFFDQDWASLPGVLPVASGGIHAGQMHQLLDLFGDDVVLQFGGGTIGHPLGIAAGAEANRVALEAVVQARNEGRDLLKEGPEVLRKAAEWCRPLDVALATWGDVTFDYTSTDAPDAVPTPTH, encoded by the coding sequence ATGGCCGACGAAATCGAACGGGATCGCTGGGATCCAGGCGTCCAGTCCTACGCGTCGATGGGATATTACGCGCCCGACTACCAGCCCTCGGACACCGATGTGCTGGCCGTGTTCCGGGTGACCCCGCAGCGTGGCGTCGATCCGATCGAGGCCGCCGCCGCGGTGGCGGGCGAATCCTCCACGGCCACTTGGACCGTGGTGTGGACCGACCGGCTCACCGCGCATTCGAAGTATCAGGCCAAGTGCTACCGGGTCGAGGAGGTCCCGGGCCGCCCCGGCGAGTATTTCGCCTATGTCGCTTATGATCTCGACCTGTTCGAGGAGGGTTCGATCACCAATCTGACCTCCTCGGTGATCGGCAACGTCTTCGGTTTCAAACCGCTGCTGGCGCTGCGCCTGGAGGACATGCGCATCCCCGTCGCGTACGTGAAGACCTTTCAGGGTCCGCCGCACGGCACCGTGATGGAACGTGAGTACCTGAACAAATACGGTCGTCCTTTGCTGGGTGCGACGGTCAAACCGAAACTCGGCTTGTCCGCGCGCAATTACGGCCGGGTGATCTACGAGGCCTGCATGGGCGGCCTGGATTTCACCAAGGACGACGAGAACATCAACTCCCAGCCGTTCATGCGCTGGCGGGACCGGTACCTGTACGCCATGGAGGGCGTGAACCGGGCGATGGCCGACACCGGCGAGATCAAGGGCCACTACCTCAATGTCACCGCGGCCACCATGGAGGACATGTACGAGCGGGCCGAATTCGCCAAGGAGCTCGGCAGTGTCGTCGTCATGATGGACCTGACCGTCGGCTACACCGCGATGCAGTCGATGTCGCACTGGGCGCGGCGCAACGGTGTGCTGCTGCATCTGCATCGGGCCGGGCATTCGACCTTCACCCGGCAGAAGACGCACGGTGTGAGTTTCCGGGTGCTGGCCAAATGGTGTCGCCTGATCGGGGTCGATCACCTGCACGCGGGCACCGTCGTCGGCAAACTGGAAGGCGATCCCGCGACCACGCGGGGCTTCTACGACACGTTGCGGGAGAACCACATTCCCACCAATCCGGGCAACGGCATCTTCTTCGACCAGGACTGGGCCAGCCTGCCCGGTGTGCTGCCGGTGGCCTCCGGCGGCATCCACGCCGGCCAGATGCACCAGCTGCTCGATCTTTTCGGCGACGACGTGGTGCTGCAATTCGGCGGCGGCACCATCGGGCACCCCCTCGGTATCGCCGCCGGCGCGGAAGCCAACCGGGTCGCCCTGGAAGCGGTGGTGCAGGCGCGCAACGAAGGCCGCGATCTGCTGAAGGAAGGACCCGAGGTCCTGCGCAAGGCGGCCGAATGGTGCCGCCCGCTCGACGTCGCCCTCGCCACCTGGGGTGATGTGACCTTCGACTACACCTCCACCGACGCACCCGACGCGGTGCCGACGCCCACCCACTGA
- the nuoE gene encoding NADH-quinone oxidoreductase subunit NuoE, with protein MTVERTEAVSGAATSANTAILLRLTTRPEPYPAKVRARLETEAQAIIRRYPVARSALLPMLHLVQAEESFVSGTGIEFCADMLGLTGAEVTAVATFYSMFRRTPTGEYHVGVCTNTLCAVLGGDEILAMLERHLGITHGQTTEDGAITLEHIECNAACDFAPVVMVNWEFFDNQTPESAQALVDALRAGQQVTPSRGATLCTFKQTARILAGFPDQRPGVLDGAAGEATLAGLRVAREENA; from the coding sequence ATGACCGTCGAACGTACCGAAGCGGTGTCCGGCGCCGCGACCTCCGCGAACACCGCGATCCTGCTGCGGCTGACGACCCGGCCGGAACCGTACCCGGCCAAGGTCCGCGCGCGACTGGAAACCGAGGCCCAGGCGATCATCCGCCGCTACCCGGTGGCCCGCTCGGCGCTGCTGCCGATGCTGCATCTGGTGCAGGCCGAGGAGAGTTTCGTTTCCGGCACCGGCATCGAATTCTGCGCCGACATGCTGGGATTGACCGGCGCGGAGGTCACCGCGGTCGCCACCTTCTACTCCATGTTCCGGCGCACCCCGACCGGCGAATACCACGTCGGCGTCTGCACCAACACGCTGTGCGCGGTGCTGGGCGGCGACGAGATCCTGGCGATGCTGGAACGTCATCTGGGCATCACGCACGGCCAGACCACCGAGGACGGGGCGATCACCCTCGAGCACATCGAGTGCAACGCCGCCTGCGATTTCGCTCCCGTAGTCATGGTGAACTGGGAATTCTTCGACAATCAGACTCCGGAATCGGCCCAGGCCCTGGTGGACGCGTTGCGCGCCGGCCAGCAGGTGACGCCGTCCCGGGGCGCGACGCTGTGCACGTTCAAGCAGACCGCGCGCATCCTCGCCGGCTTCCCCGACCAGCGGCCCGGCGTGCTCGACGGCGCGGCGGGCGAGGCGACGCTGGCCGGTCTGCGCGTGGCGCGGGAGGAGAACGCATGA